One part of the Nymphalis io chromosome 22, ilAglIoxx1.1, whole genome shotgun sequence genome encodes these proteins:
- the LOC126777263 gene encoding PSME3-interacting protein, with amino-acid sequence MSSGFISESEILEARRRRQEEWEKVRTEDQPKEAPEEAYDNRPLFQRLEEQRLKKEAEFEEAHKLKNMIRGLDDDEVGFLDLVERTKAEVAQQISIEEKKEMQEFRERVSNLAESEELTRLRAQLAPARSTQTTAQAQKNKLQGVVVRKRKASDMDGDKEKGSPPPKNGVVHHNNSADQNGLSSPGETLGALRCVGVLPGLGHYDTDTSSDTDSSDNDSTDKCCLKRDLLGRRPEQAGEGKRKEEEKS; translated from the exons atgagttCCGGTTTTATATCAGAGTCTGAAATATTGGAAGCCAGGCGGCGACGTCAGGAAGAATGGGAGAAAGTACGGACTGAAGATCAACCGAAAG AAGCTCCAGAGGAGGCATATGACAACCGGCCACTGTTTCAGCGGCTAGAGGAACAGAGATTGAAGAAAGAAGCGGAATTCGAGGAGGCACATAAACTta AGAATATGATCAGAGGTCTGGATGACGACGAAGTTGGTTTCCTTGACCTTGTGGAGCGTACTAAAGCAGAAGTTGCTCAACAGATAAGCATTGAAGAGAAGAAGGAGATGCAAGAATTCAG GGAAAGAGTCTCGAATTTGGCAGAAAGTGAGGAATTGACTCGCTTGAGAGCACAACTAGCCCCCGCTCGAAGCACACAGACCACCGCTCAAGCACAGAAGAATAAATTACAAGgg GTTGTAGTAAGGAAGCGAAAAGCGAGTGACATGGACGGTGATAAAGAGAAGGGGTCACCGCCACCTAAAAACGGAGTTGTTCACCATAATAACAG TGCTGATCAGAATGGTCTCTCATCACCGGGTGAGACGTTGGGAGCTCTACGGTGTGTCGGTGTTTTGCCCGGACTCGGTCACTACGATACAGACACATCGAGTGACACAGACTCCAGTGATAATGATTCT aCTGACAAGTGCTGTTTGAAAAGGGATCTCCTCGGTCGCAGGCCGGAGCAGGCGGGTGAAGGGAAACGGAAGGAGGAGGAGaagagttaa
- the LOC126777282 gene encoding guanine nucleotide exchange factor MSS4 homolog: MSNPDNMDNNATEDSNQYVENGTNKLNVKCKFCGSKILDKNSGKYMKLEKDLPLMQQDTRKDAGIQSEKVNEFYHVENMYTFENIGFTHTVDNYKYLSCADCDAGPVGYYDMNTKHSYVALTRVNHE; the protein is encoded by the exons atGTCGAACCCAGATAATATGGACAATAATGCGACTGAAGATTCAAATCAGTATGTCGAAAATGGAACAAATAAGctaaatgttaaatgtaaattttgcgGTTCCAAAATATTGGACAAAAATTCTGGGAAATATATGAAACTAGAG AAAGATCTACCTCTAATGCAGCAAGACACAAGAAAAGATGCAGGAATTCAGAGTGAAAAAGTAAACGAATTCTACCATGTTGAAAATATGTATACTTTCGAAAACATAGGGTTTACACACACTGTggataattacaaatatttaagctGTGCAGATTGTGATGCAGGTCCTGTGGGATACTATGACATGAACACTAAGCATAGTTATGTTGCATTAACTAGGGTAAATCATGAATAA